cagcaaAGCGCACTCCATTGTTTGCTATTGCCGACCCAGGTCACTCACCGTAGTGACACCAGCCAGCCAATCCTTTCACTTCAGTCTTTGAGTCTCTTGTTCAGGTGGCAGAAGTCAAGTAGTGCTGACATTTTTACACCCATTATATAGACACGTTTTGGTCGATCAGATCATaagtggatgagagagagacacatttccgtattttttgtcaacattttttgACCGCGTCTGCCCTGAATACTTCGAGAGGATGTCATGGGCAAGTTGTTAAAACAGGGGCGGAAGAAAAGACGCATTTAAACCAAGGGGCATctttccgatctctctgatgaagccaatatggaagtgacttaaactgcaattcttCCACTGGCCGCTGGCACCAAATAgtagtcaattcccatagacccccatgttaaaatggccaactttacagtaaaaaaataatgtgtttacagTCTGgcacaaaaagtgtttttggtctttaTAGCCAATTTTGcacttcatgacaactgtgaggggggtaaattattttgtaactcatctgtttaaattaaattaagccttaaagttgtgcataattaagggcgtgacCAATTGAGTGACAAGTGAaatgccactgctgtcactagagtcgagcaaggcgggcgtggtttcagcaaccagccacctcagcttcacccatgtcccgcccTTTTATCCATTTTCAGTTATCTGCAAGTGATGCGCGGTGACACGCAGCCAAGATGGCGATGGCAGGCACcgcatacactctaaaaacaagcggtgctatatagaaccaaaagtggttctttgcttgtaatcatagaagaaccatttttagtgccatatagcactggtgaagcacctgtaaagcacctgtgtagaaccatataggggccatatagcaccacatatggttctacatagcactatatggttctacacggGTGCTttacaggtgcttcaccggtgctatatggcacttaaaatggttcttctatgattacgagcaaagaaccacttttggtgctaaatagcaccgtttgtttttagagtgtactattggcttcaaaaaagctcctcacaaacctatgggtgatgtcaaggacactacgtccatatttttttacaatttatggtttaaaaagaCGCACACTAATGTTAGTATGTTTGTGTTGTTACTAAACATGCTCATACCTTTGCACATGCAAATGTGAGGTCTTTCTCAGATATTTCAGAGCCATTTATGAAATAAgcttgcgcaactttcacaccctcacaaaatgaaacaaaaatgaaagagatggagAGCAAACacttttttatcaatgaaagtcTAAAGTCCATgcagaacactgtgggttcACGTTAAAATTCAAGACTGATATAAAAACGTTGTCAAGCCCTTCTTTTACATAACTTACTTAtgtgtttatgtatatatacagtatgttctgtttatgtatatacagtatttcatTTGCAGTACCAGTCAAAGGTTGGACACACTTCCATTTGTGTACAAACTTTTGACTGGTAGcctactgtatataaaatacaGTACTGAAGTATAATATATTGTACTAGATGTGTGTTGtgctataatatacacataatgaatattttttttttatttcataattCTGTCTGATCAGGGACATTCTGATAAGTGCACACCAAGTAATACTAAACTTTTAACATTACTTGATGCTTAACTGCCAGTATAATTTGCCCAATAACAACACTGGCAGATTTCATAAAAACATATCTTTTCAAAAGGCATTACAAAAAAGTTGTAATATTACTTActgaaaaattacttttaaaaaagtgaATAACCACCTAACAAGTGGCACCACTGCAAACTGAAGATAATTcctgtaaatcatttaaataatatgaatataataaaatataaatttttaaatGAGTCAAAATATAGTTGTCAAAGTATGATttatgttaaaaatatattttatgaaaatgtttattttgctgCTTTACTTTATAATATGaaatatacaattatattttatcatctgcATTATATAGAAATGTCGTGCatacaaaatacaataaacattACAATTACTTTTAGTAATAAGATCGCTAATAGCACTGTTTATAGTTCGAGTAAgcatatgtttttttctataGGAATAGTGTACATTGCAGTTAGACTTTTCCCATCTTTTTAGCATCTGCTACAGCAGCTATACCGACTCAgcactgtaaacaaagcctagACCGACTGCACATGATCAGGCTACTATGAGTAAGCTATACAACCTATAGTAAAGCAACATAAATAACATCAGCAACAGAGACATACAGTTATAGAGAAGATCCATACCTTATTTGATGGGCTGCGTGAACAATTTCATCCGATTAAAGGAGAACACCACTGGGCGTGGGAATCCAGAAGTGCTGTTTTCAAAGTATCCACCCTGAAACTCAGTCGATATTTGTAGTCAATGCATTGTACGACTGTAAGTTCACTTAATATACTGTATTATTGGGACGGGCCCCTGACTAACTGCATGTCCTACCGGCACGAGAACATTGATTGCTGTGTAAGGACAGCTGACACTGACGTCAGCATTCCAGCGCCCCACGGGATGTGAAATAGGCGGGGATTAGATCTATGCCACAGATTGGTCAGGTACAAGCTGACTAAATAATAATTCTCATATTTTAACTCTTGACTATTTttattcaagtttttttttcattattattgttTAGGTTGTCCGTAAAGATACTGAAGCAGAAGACACTGTCACGCGTATTTGTTACTTTTTTATCCTCTTGTCATAATGGACCAACCACAGTCGTTTGTGGTTCCAGAACAATATacgttttaaataattaaaaaaagatttataaaacattttttatggtATATTACTAATAGTTTGATTTTAATTATACGATGTGGTTTATGACTTTTTTAcgtaatatataaatacaataaaaaaatgtaatgaggCTGAATGGAAGATTCGGGTTTTGAGCCATTAGGCGCCCCCTGCGGAATTGATTAATATCTCATTTGAAGCATAGTCGTTATATCTCTTGAATATTTCCTATGCTATGCTTGTTATGACTTTTGATAAAcagaaatttatttatttaacattccTGTTACCCCACttctttttattatataatgtCATGTACAAACAGCATAAGAATTTAGACTACAAGGATTAGGTGTACaacaaatgtaaacataaactaatcaaataattaaaataatacagaaaaaaaattaaattgccTGGAATGTAAACCATTCTTCTATGGTGAATGTCCCCTCATTTGTAAATAACGCCCCTGGTAACCTTATCAGAGTATGGTCTTCCTAATTAATAAtcttaaattaatatttcaCGTCTACCTTTTAGCCAATCGATGACCATGTGGTCTTAGTCAAGTAACTTATTAAATATTCAGGAGCTAATCTAGTACAGGACAACCAAATCCTTTCACTTGGACCAAATTTCAGAAACGCCACAGTTAAATAACCACTAGATGGAGCTCTAGGATTAAACGTTGCCAATTAAGTCCTCTCAACATTATTCCGTTTATACATTATTACAAGACATTTCTAGTGATAGGTTTGGCTATAATTGTAAAGATCACGGTTAAGAAAATGTCAACAAATATAGTGGAAAAAATGTAGGTGGACAGCTAGAAAATGAGTACTTAACTAAATTACCTGGCAAGTAATTTCTTTATtcgtattattattattatcatcattaacAGTAGTACTAGTAGTAGTAGttacattaataataattataataattattactattattattatgcaGTAAGTGGTCTTGCTTATTAAATAATATGTGTCATTATAAAtcatatttatatgtatttttaaaattgtttgttttaaaacgtGAAGCAAATGGCATTGTTCACCAAGCTTGATAGAATTCTTAACGTTTTCGGACATGCAAAACATTGAACTCAATAACCATAATGAGTTATTTGAGTGACTGATATGAATTAAAATCTCCACtgttattaatataaaataaacaagaaaatgTCGCCATCGACCCCTTCCTGTTTGTGTGTTTAGAGCACGCCTTCACGCGCGCAGGTGTGTCCATTTACAAACGCTAATAAGCCCCTGTCATGCAGCACGTGGCGCTGTAGACGCTAACGTTTGTGGAAGCGTGACGAAATATTTCATGAAATAGTGAAATAGACTATATTTAAATGGGTGATTCCGAACAGCCCGTAAGTAAATTAGGAAATGTAGTGTGCAATTGGTGTGTTACAGATGTATAGTATGTTTACACGTGCACACTTAATGTTTTTtcatatacattattttattttgctgaTGTGAGGTTTACAGAGTTTGAGTAGGTGACATGacttttttaaaagtgcaaataTTCCTTTTTTGTCATTAAGAGAACCCAGGAAAATCCAAAAACCCATTTATTCTATTGAACAAATTTGACCCCGTGGGTTCTCCGAggttaaaatgtagttttagACATAAGGCATCATATCCCACTGCAGTTATTAACTTGATTGTCATGTCAACTGCCCCTACAATACATTTACAGTTGGTGAGTTTAATAATTGTTTGCATAATTAGTTGTGAATCAGTTGGTTTCTCTCTTAAACTCAGGAGAAAACGGGGGAATCTGTTCCTGATGCTGTTTGGCCAGAGAATGGAGATCAGTGGAGTGACCGAGGAGATGAGGAATCTGGGCTGTTACAGGAGATGGCAGAAGAGGATGAAGAGATTGATTTCTACAACGAGGAGACGTTTGGCTTAGGTTTAGCACTTTTTTACATGCCGATTTGACACATTTTATTGGAGTCTAGTTTTTATTGACAGTCTGatgaaattaaattattttaaaataagtgaACTTTGTCAATATCATTGTGTTtgattataaatgttttttttacaaaaaactttataaaaaatgaaaaaaaaaatgataggTTTGATGTGTAGTCAAAATAGTATTTCACGAGTTCGCATGTAATCAATAGGAAATGAGGGCTCCGAGCTCGGAAATTAAGCCCGAATCCAGAGTGCCCCCCAACTGGGATAGATTTCCTAGCTGAGAGCGAGGCaatggggtggaggagggatgcttGTCAAACTTTGATGCATTGTTTAATACAGTCATCATAAAATGATGCTTTAAGTGTGGCCCACTGTTCTTTAGAAGCTCAAGTATGCATTAGTAAGAGCTTGAGAGTCTAAAGatcacaatatttaaaaaaatgtgccaATAGAATGTCGCTATatgtttttaatctttttaaacaTGCAAAATTTGTCTCAGATGCCAACGTTGAAGATCCAGAGGCTGACCCTACAGATATTCTTCTGTTGTGTGGTGACGACAGCAGCTCTCCAACACTGCAGTCATCACCTCCACCACCTCCCAGCTCTCCTACCCCTCAAAGTTCCCCTTCACCCTCCAGATCCGGACCTACCGTTCAGTCCCATTTTTCAACAAGCCGGTCTCAGAGAGGAAGAGTCAGTCGTGGGCAGTTATTTGATGACCCAGCTGTGGTGAAGACTGTGGAGGGTCGCCCCAGCCTGAAGGTTCACTTGATTGTTCTGATGCTTGATTACATGAATATTTTGTATCCGCTTTGTTTTTTCCTTTCTCATGTTTGGAACTTTTTATTTCCATTGCCTGGATGTTATCCCAGAGTATTGATAGCGCCATTGTGGATTGTAGCCTCAGCGCCTACTGGGAGGACCTTAATTCAAATACAGTGTGTAGTCAACCGTATTAtgcaattattattaatttatatttttatttggcCTATGTAATTTTTGCAACCTTCTTTATTGTAGTGGATGATTTCACCTTTGCAGCCCAACAGACCATCTGCGTCATCGATACTTCAGGTGCAACATTTAGGCATGTGTCTTTTGCAACTGTACAATGTATCTTTAAGTTTACCATTTTCCTTTTTATTCAGGACCAGGCAATTGTTGGCGTGATTGACAGATCAGCCCATGGCAGGGTCCCACCCGTTTCTCCAAACTTCATGTCTCCTCTTCGGCCTTTTTCCACTTGTCGGGGCAGGAGAGGCCAACCTTATGTTGGGTCCTTCAACCAGAGATGTCGTTATGAGGTAGTGCCTTCACTTTTTTTCGCAGGTGTCCTGCAATCACGAGCGTGAAGCCTACCTAAAACGTTATTCACTTTGCGTCAGTGCACACACACCAGCGGGCACACACACCAGCGGGCACACTGGTGCAGAGCGAGACGTTCAGCCTATTTGCCCCGGACGGCCCCGGTCCAATTTAGATCCTGGCTGTGAATGTGTAATATTAATTTCTCAGATAAAGCACTTTATatgtagcctggctccgccctacgtgcttccgcttaattttcatttcgcttcagcagaacgtctgggactgctctttagagtttcgttttctcctgcaaaaatctgcaagtccaatcagcgaacagaggggggtgGTTAAAaatgatgacgttgaggtcgtgcgtcagtttgagttgtagttcagtactggcagcggagaaagacgtgagaaaagctattcggtccgttgttgcaaagcTGCCGaaaatatacagaagttaaagccggagcaagaaccaggtttgctaagttttgttggtctgattatTCGTACTTGTTGTTTCCATCCGGTTTcggcgcatgatatacgtcacgaccacacgttagcgactgcgtatggcagatcctgagtgactctgcgcagatccaatagttttaaacttcaacagaggaccctccttaacggaagtaacgctttgcaatggagcgtggccagactctctgtacaaatgaaacgtacgagagtctggttggaccaggctacttTATATGTAGTTATATGCTTGTTCTTTTCTTTGTCAAGGCACCATTAAGTCCCATGATGCCTAGCTCTCCTTTCCGTCCCCAAAGGCTTTTTACACCACAACAACATTACAACCAGGTGACCTCTCcttttatttattcaatttgGTTACCTTAACAATTTCTAAAGGTTTCTTATGTTGCTTTTTCATAtggattttatttgtttgaCTTTTTTATAGCCAGGAGGTTTCCTTTCACCTTCCCGTCCTCGTATTTCTACCCCCATGCCCCTCACTCCCAAACTCATGCATCTGCGATTCGGAACAGACTCTCCCAGGCCTGCTCCGTTCTATAGCCCATCCCCTAATATTATGCAGGGCTTTAGGTTTGTTATctacttttttttttcttgatctGCTTGTGATCTTCTGTCTTGGGTGACTTGTGTAAATGGTTTAACTTTTCAGGAGACCACttttcaatcaattttaaatctGTTAGTAGCTTAAAATCCAGAAGTAAACAAGCAGaccatttcattttaaaggcaaatCCTGGAGCTGAAattggacatgtaaaaccatctctGAATAATTTTTGCACAtcataaagccacataccttcctTCAGCGGTATCAGAGAACAGTTCATCATATATCgttaatgcattctttggcacctttaagtaaaTTGTGTTCGCTATTATTGTCTAGTGGCTTGTGCTTATATTAGGActgtcaatagattaaaatattaataatattttttagatttatCACATGATTGTCACGAGTTAACTCGCAATTAATCACACATTTTAACCTGTTTGAAGTAGATTGAGTCagcaaagttaattttgagaTCAATCCAAAATTACCACAAAAATGACcacatccataccttaaaatcacagataaaactaatagatttggCACACACTAAGTCATAAGCAATATCAATATGTTAAACTTTTATTGTTCTATATGTACATCTACTGTAtaatgcaaggatctaatataatgtGCGCGTCTCCCTCTCTAACATCCAAACACTAGCAGGTGCCGGAATCCAAGAATACAACTAAATAAGACAAAAAAAGGAATCCGCACACTGAACTCACCAAAAACTATATTGATttatataatgttacacatcagatattttaatagttgggtttgtccatatttaaacCAACTATGGAttgaaaaaaaacaaagattttcTTTAGATGGAATGACAATTTCAGTGCACTAGAATGATTTTACAATTGAAGATCCCTTAAAATTCCTAACTCTCTGATCAGTGCCCTGATTACTGAACAAGTGAGGTGATTGAGACGCACCCTGTATTAAGATTGTGAAAGAAAGTTATTCTCTGAATCCACAGAAGTTTCTAGGGTGGAGATTAGATTTGTGATGAGAACTATGACTTTATAATGAAGGCTGTcttttattttatgtgttttgatTTCTGGGGAGCACGCACCGTGataaaatgtagcttaaatgcaGTTAAAGTCATTTTGGATTGAAGCgtgtgccaaatgcataaatgttaaatgtgtgtgtttctactttttattattgttctttCTCACTTTTAGACCTCCAGGTCCTGTTGCTCAGTTCCACCCCCAGCACAAACGGCTTTTGAGTCAACGAATGCAGAGACCACACAGGTAATGTGTGTGACATTGTCTACGAAAGGAAACAATTGCTTTGATCCTCTTCTTTTTCACGTCCTATAAATGAGGAAGTGTTTAGAGTTCATGTGAATTGCAGGAAGCCAGTGACCTGGGACCCTTATTCCCATTTCATGTCTGATAAAGAGAAGGAATGGATAATCAGATTGCAGATGATCCAACTACAAAGTGAAAATCCGCATGATGATTACTATTATCAGGTATCACCAGGCCTGATTTCTTTAGCCTGATTTAACTCTTTAAAAGATTGTTGAGTACTGGATAGTTATTCTGTATTCCAAAACTGCATACCAGCAGTGTTTTATGTATATGGCCAGTATGGGTAGATCTGCTGTTAGTTATATgccttaaattaaattaatgacTGAAAGGTCGTTTGCACTATGGGCGATGGCTTTGCATTTTAGTGGGGACACCTTATTTTTATATCAACATTTACACTAACGCTTGTTAAAAGCAATTCGAGGTAGACGTACTGACTCGGAACAATTAGTTAGGAACTCAGTAAAATGTCACAATATGCAATGGACACAGACAAAATGATTATACAACGCTATTTCTGTAACAAGAAATGAATTGTCGGTATTATTCCAATTGGAGCTGTTGTCCTCCATTGCACTGCTAAGAAGAGTCATGTGATTATGGATGGTGTCCCCCTCAGTTGACATCTTTGCCAACATCGCTTGTTTAACTCGCCGCCATTggcgagttatctcgtcaattaagagaaaactcttCCCTATTAATTCGTTTTTTCCGGCAATGCGTATTTccgctacactctaaaaacaaacggtgctatatagcaccaataGTGGTTCTTTGcccgtaatcatagaagaaccatttttagtgccatatagcaccagtgaagcacccgtgtagaaccatatagtgctatgtagaaccatatgtggtgctatatggttctacacaggtgcttcaccggtgctatattgcactaaaaatggttcttctatgattacgagcaaa
The Paramisgurnus dabryanus chromosome 1, PD_genome_1.1, whole genome shotgun sequence genome window above contains:
- the patl2 gene encoding protein PAT1 homolog 2, with product MGDSEQPEKTGESVPDAVWPENGDQWSDRGDEESGLLQEMAEEDEEIDFYNEETFGLDANVEDPEADPTDILLLCGDDSSSPTLQSSPPPPPSSPTPQSSPSPSRSGPTVQSHFSTSRSQRGRVSRGQLFDDPAVVKTVEGRPSLKSIDSAIVDCSLSAYWEDLNSNTWMISPLQPNRPSASSILQDQAIVGVIDRSAHGRVPPVSPNFMSPLRPFSTCRGRRGQPYVGSFNQRCRYEAPLSPMMPSSPFRPQRLFTPQQHYNQPGGFLSPSRPRISTPMPLTPKLMHLRFGTDSPRPAPFYSPSPNIMQGFRPPGPVAQFHPQHKRLLSQRMQRPHRKPVTWDPYSHFMSDKEKEWIIRLQMIQLQSENPHDDYYYQEYYQRMEAKLAEEEMLGDRLKKEPPKLTTPYVTKPDLYIPVVHIEGSLGQVAVSTCFSPRRAIDAVHAHTPDEEHKDTRQQRLEVLSTLEKLFIVLLEVEEAEKRKATVSNKEEERRLIQNTQRKVEQIYGRLRCPTFSESGEEFLSCLLISKGKKMLARLLPFLSHDDALNILGVVTKHLPVLMSRDTDEDLPVLYPSFRTVISRLTFSQLIRILKDFTTSLPDSKDTRLTLACQNKFGLTLLYALLSQGERLLSSDLPMEPSIGDFESWTDTVFHVARQLSQTTLVEPLLLPPNLLTLFCRYLDKRTVHQLKSNMESATGYLAVAS